Proteins from one Thermotoga sp. SG1 genomic window:
- the gltA gene encoding NADPH-dependent glutamate synthase: MSKKTPMREQPPDVRKKNFDEVALGYTLEEAVSEAQRCLQCPTHPCVSGCPVGIDIPGFIRELRNGRLEESYRILKSYNNLPAVCGRVCPQEVQCESRCVVGKMKDSEPVAIGRLERFVADWAAENLEEKVEESAGQRKEKVAIVGSGPAGLTAAADLAKMGYSVDVFEALHKPGGVLVYGIPEFRLPKKIVEREVNYIEKLGVKIFLNTVIGKTVKVKDLLEEYDAIFIGTGAGTPKFMGIPGTNLNGVYSANEFLTRVNLMKAYLFPDYDTPIRVGRRVAVIGAGNTAMDAARSALRLGAEKVYIVYRRTGKEMPARREEYHHALEEGIEFLWLTLPVRYLGDANGNVEAMECVKMELKGVDKSGRPKPVPVEGSNFVLEVDMVIEAIGQGPNRVLLSEFPGLELNERGYIKAEKDTGATSVRSVFAGGDIVTGAATVIEAMGAGKRAAQFIHSYLSGEWDPWQK; the protein is encoded by the coding sequence ATGAGCAAAAAAACCCCGATGAGAGAACAACCACCCGATGTGAGAAAGAAAAACTTCGATGAAGTCGCACTCGGCTACACGCTTGAAGAGGCTGTATCAGAAGCACAGAGGTGTCTTCAATGCCCCACACATCCGTGTGTGTCCGGGTGTCCGGTGGGAATCGATATTCCAGGTTTCATAAGAGAACTTCGCAACGGAAGACTCGAAGAATCCTACAGGATACTGAAAAGTTACAACAACCTTCCTGCCGTCTGTGGAAGGGTCTGTCCGCAGGAGGTTCAGTGTGAGTCTCGCTGTGTTGTTGGAAAGATGAAGGACAGTGAACCTGTTGCGATAGGAAGACTGGAAAGGTTCGTGGCAGACTGGGCGGCCGAAAACCTCGAAGAAAAAGTGGAAGAAAGTGCCGGTCAGAGAAAGGAGAAAGTCGCCATCGTGGGTTCTGGACCCGCCGGGCTCACAGCGGCGGCAGACCTTGCAAAAATGGGATACAGCGTCGATGTCTTCGAGGCACTCCACAAACCAGGAGGCGTTCTCGTCTATGGGATACCGGAGTTTCGTCTTCCAAAGAAGATCGTTGAGAGGGAAGTCAACTACATAGAAAAACTCGGTGTGAAAATCTTTCTGAACACCGTCATTGGAAAGACCGTGAAGGTTAAAGATCTTCTGGAAGAGTACGATGCCATCTTCATAGGAACCGGTGCGGGAACACCAAAGTTTATGGGAATTCCCGGAACGAATCTGAACGGTGTCTACTCTGCGAACGAGTTTCTCACCCGGGTCAATCTCATGAAAGCCTATCTCTTCCCAGATTACGACACACCGATCCGTGTTGGAAGGAGAGTGGCCGTCATCGGTGCCGGAAACACCGCCATGGATGCAGCAAGAAGTGCTTTGAGACTTGGAGCAGAAAAGGTGTACATCGTCTACAGAAGAACAGGAAAAGAAATGCCCGCAAGAAGAGAAGAGTACCACCATGCCCTCGAGGAGGGAATAGAGTTTCTCTGGCTGACCCTTCCTGTTCGATACCTTGGAGATGCCAACGGAAACGTGGAGGCAATGGAATGCGTGAAAATGGAACTCAAAGGAGTGGACAAATCTGGAAGACCAAAGCCCGTTCCCGTGGAAGGGAGTAACTTCGTTCTCGAGGTCGATATGGTGATAGAAGCGATAGGGCAGGGACCAAACAGGGTGCTCCTTTCTGAATTTCCAGGCCTTGAACTGAACGAGCGTGGTTATATAAAAGCAGAAAAAGACACGGGAGCCACCAGCGTGAGGAGTGTCTTTGCGGGTGGAGACATAGTGACCGGTGCCGCAACGGTGATAGAGGCCATGGGAGCAGGAAAAAGGGCAGCACAGTTCATCCACTCTTATC
- the tsaE gene encoding tRNA (adenosine(37)-N6)-threonylcarbamoyltransferase complex ATPase subunit type 1 TsaE, translated as MKKLVFEHLDEEKLKRLAEAMTGALKGGEVVVLSGELGAGKTTFVRGMVRAIGLDESIVRSPTFTLMNVYPGTKTIYHLDLYRVEDPEFLLLDVEDVLESEEGVLVVEWGDLFENFWPEDAIKVKIEVADELSRNVEISIPEEVNYLVEAVERGGKELQGS; from the coding sequence ATGAAAAAACTCGTGTTTGAACATCTCGATGAAGAAAAACTCAAAAGACTGGCTGAGGCGATGACAGGGGCATTGAAAGGAGGAGAGGTGGTTGTACTGTCAGGCGAACTCGGCGCAGGAAAGACAACGTTTGTGAGGGGGATGGTCAGGGCAATTGGACTGGATGAATCCATTGTAAGGAGTCCTACCTTCACACTCATGAACGTCTACCCCGGAACGAAAACGATATACCATCTTGATCTTTACAGGGTGGAGGATCCCGAGTTTCTCCTTCTCGACGTTGAAGACGTGCTGGAGAGTGAAGAAGGAGTGCTGGTTGTAGAATGGGGAGACCTGTTTGAAAACTTCTGGCCAGAAGATGCGATAAAGGTGAAGATCGAGGTGGCGGATGAACTTTCCAGGAACGTGGAAATCTCAATACCTGAGGAGGTGAACTATCTTGTCGAAGCAGTCGAAAGAGGTGGAAAAGAGCTTCAAGGTTCTTGA
- a CDS encoding SbcC/MukB-like Walker B domain-containing protein produces MRPERLVAKNFLGLKSVDINFEKGITIIEGPNGAGKSSIFEAISFALFGEGIRYGRNVYDYVNTESPERRAQLIFRFERGGKRYEVLREIESGVRKKHSAVLVEVLEEGKKARQAVKVDDVRKKIEEILGVDSRTFTKTIFLPQGKIDELLKSTSGEISRIISDVFLDEDILKRLEDTLNKKMNELNQETSGYESLLSEIISYLDKYRLEDMNKKLSYLLNEKKRLLDEEEKLRSEEKRLSNLVERYQEIVKKKKRLKELLQEKTQLEEEVKQERKIKKAKELKPIFEELRIRESNLKRISDEINKYVERLKKLQTERENASKRLLLYKEDLSRKKEQAKKLRRELEEAEGILERSRPILEKMIRTLEAIRQAEEEVKKLHKDLEEKERELLRIESIVEEKKTVLEETKKSLAELKKNHLAWLVYQIASQLKDGDTCPVCGGEYHGEAKRVDFDREQFEELEKRKSSLESELVILEERKKNLSSAIEETKESLMSREKILSELKKEKEKMEEDLNRLGYKEGMEKTIKEKRKTVEMLEENCKVLSEKIASEKTRIEQLDDQIKNTMDEIEAKRKEFEDSKAELSHLKEDFMKRLEDAGLSVEEFRILVNEEPKNAEDKLKAVETEIRLLEKDIEKEKGMSPKILEEHKKILDHLEKIKEKLSELNREEGIIRHILEEVKAKEEKRKELESKLLELKKRLEEFGLLKRLLFRKDEFYSYFTERVLEAVLKRTNSYLEVLTDGRFEIDFVSGKGFVIYDRGTERMASGLSGGESSLIAISLAMSLAEVASGRLDAFFIDEGFSSLDTENKAKVASVLKELKKLNKVIVLITHDREFSNAFERKLRIEEGVVVSNE; encoded by the coding sequence ATGAGACCTGAAAGGCTTGTGGCCAAAAATTTTCTCGGTTTGAAAAGCGTGGATATAAACTTCGAAAAAGGTATCACGATCATAGAGGGACCAAACGGGGCCGGAAAGTCCTCGATATTCGAAGCCATTTCCTTTGCGTTGTTTGGAGAGGGTATAAGGTACGGAAGAAACGTCTATGATTATGTGAACACAGAATCTCCAGAAAGAAGGGCCCAGTTGATCTTCCGTTTTGAACGTGGAGGCAAAAGGTACGAAGTCCTAAGAGAAATAGAATCTGGTGTAAGAAAGAAACATTCTGCCGTCCTCGTTGAAGTGCTCGAAGAAGGAAAGAAAGCAAGACAGGCGGTGAAGGTGGACGATGTAAGAAAGAAAATCGAAGAGATCCTGGGGGTGGACTCCAGAACCTTTACGAAAACGATCTTTCTCCCACAGGGAAAGATCGACGAACTTCTAAAATCAACTTCCGGTGAGATATCAAGAATCATATCTGATGTCTTCCTGGACGAGGACATTCTGAAAAGGCTGGAAGACACCCTCAACAAAAAGATGAACGAACTGAACCAGGAAACCTCAGGTTACGAAAGTCTTCTTTCGGAGATCATCAGTTACCTCGACAAATACAGACTAGAAGATATGAACAAAAAACTCTCATATCTGTTGAATGAGAAGAAAAGACTTCTGGATGAAGAAGAAAAACTTCGAAGTGAAGAAAAAAGGTTGTCTAATCTTGTTGAACGATACCAGGAGATAGTGAAAAAGAAAAAAAGGCTGAAAGAACTTCTTCAGGAAAAGACGCAACTGGAAGAAGAGGTGAAACAGGAAAGGAAAATAAAGAAGGCAAAGGAACTCAAGCCCATCTTTGAAGAGTTACGCATCAGAGAAAGCAATCTAAAACGTATTTCCGATGAGATAAACAAATATGTAGAGCGCCTCAAAAAACTTCAAACAGAAAGAGAAAACGCATCAAAAAGACTTTTGTTGTACAAAGAAGATCTTTCACGCAAGAAAGAACAGGCCAAGAAACTTCGCCGTGAGTTGGAAGAGGCTGAGGGAATACTGGAGAGATCACGACCGATTCTGGAAAAGATGATCAGAACGCTTGAAGCCATAAGGCAAGCAGAAGAAGAGGTGAAAAAGCTTCACAAAGATCTGGAAGAAAAGGAAAGAGAACTTCTCCGCATTGAGAGTATCGTTGAAGAGAAAAAGACAGTTCTTGAAGAAACAAAGAAGAGCCTTGCTGAGTTGAAAAAGAACCACCTCGCATGGCTGGTGTATCAAATAGCCTCACAACTGAAGGATGGAGACACATGCCCGGTATGTGGTGGAGAGTACCACGGCGAGGCAAAAAGAGTTGATTTCGATCGTGAACAATTCGAAGAGCTAGAAAAGAGAAAGTCTTCTCTGGAAAGCGAACTTGTGATCCTTGAAGAAAGAAAGAAAAATCTTTCATCGGCCATCGAGGAAACAAAAGAATCTCTGATGAGCAGAGAAAAAATTCTGAGTGAACTGAAAAAAGAAAAAGAAAAGATGGAAGAAGACCTCAACCGACTTGGCTACAAAGAAGGAATGGAAAAAACTATCAAAGAAAAAAGAAAAACCGTCGAAATGCTAGAAGAAAACTGCAAAGTTCTCTCAGAAAAGATAGCCTCGGAGAAAACAAGGATCGAACAATTAGATGATCAGATCAAAAACACCATGGATGAAATAGAGGCAAAAAGAAAAGAGTTCGAAGATTCAAAGGCAGAACTGTCCCATCTGAAGGAAGATTTTATGAAAAGATTAGAAGACGCAGGCCTAAGCGTTGAAGAGTTCAGGATACTGGTGAACGAAGAACCAAAGAACGCAGAAGACAAACTGAAAGCCGTTGAAACAGAGATCCGTCTTCTCGAAAAAGACATCGAAAAAGAAAAGGGTATGAGCCCGAAAATACTGGAAGAACACAAAAAGATTCTGGATCATCTTGAGAAAATAAAAGAAAAACTTTCCGAGTTGAACAGAGAAGAGGGTATCATACGGCACATATTGGAGGAAGTGAAGGCAAAAGAGGAAAAGAGAAAGGAACTGGAAAGCAAACTACTCGAGTTGAAAAAAAGACTCGAAGAGTTTGGACTTTTGAAGCGACTTCTTTTCCGAAAGGACGAGTTCTATTCGTACTTCACAGAAAGGGTACTCGAAGCTGTTCTGAAGCGAACAAATTCCTATCTGGAAGTGCTGACAGACGGTCGATTCGAGATAGATTTTGTTTCCGGCAAAGGATTTGTTATATACGATAGAGGGACAGAGAGAATGGCAAGTGGACTTTCTGGAGGAGAAAGTTCTCTGATAGCGATCTCTCTTGCGATGTCTCTGGCAGAAGTTGCTTCCGGAAGGCTCGATGCGTTTTTCATAGACGAAGGCTTTTCAAGTCTCGACACAGAAAACAAGGCAAAAGTTGCCTCTGTTTTGAAAGAATTGAAGAAACTGAACAAGGTGATCGTTCTGATAACGCACGACAGGGAATTTTCGAATGCCTTTGAAAGAAAATTGAGAATAGAGGAAGGGGTTGTTGTGTCAAATGAATGA
- a CDS encoding HEAT repeat domain-containing protein: MNEERRKKEELIERIIKEKGEEAFPKLIELLEDEDPEVKEIVAEVFYRFGDKAREFLFNEIQKRREKGFEKNDITNLYIVDILGDLGEKRMKNILYELMEKYDSEEALLVIYEALAKIGEGEVFLPELEYLMFEDSYRKELCEQVAMVLAHIPNEKSLKILLRSLKSNEFSEDQKEFFRKAVEMILYKKPELASLIDENERKEMGL, from the coding sequence ATGAATGAGGAAAGAAGAAAAAAAGAAGAACTGATAGAGAGGATCATCAAAGAAAAAGGTGAAGAGGCTTTTCCAAAACTAATAGAACTACTGGAAGACGAGGATCCAGAGGTGAAAGAGATCGTCGCGGAGGTGTTCTATAGATTCGGAGACAAAGCGAGGGAATTTCTTTTCAACGAAATACAGAAAAGAAGAGAGAAGGGCTTTGAGAAGAACGACATCACGAACCTGTACATAGTGGATATCCTTGGAGATCTGGGAGAAAAGAGAATGAAAAACATCCTCTACGAACTCATGGAAAAATACGACTCAGAAGAGGCCTTGCTTGTGATATACGAAGCATTGGCAAAGATAGGTGAGGGAGAGGTGTTCCTGCCGGAACTGGAGTACCTCATGTTCGAAGATTCCTACAGAAAAGAACTCTGCGAACAGGTGGCCATGGTTCTGGCACACATACCAAACGAAAAGTCTTTGAAGATACTCCTGAGGTCTCTGAAAAGCAACGAATTTTCTGAAGATCAAAAAGAGTTCTTCAGAAAGGCAGTGGAGATGATATTGTACAAGAAGCCAGAACTTGCCTCACTCATAGACGAAAACGAAAGAAAGGAGATGGGATTATAG
- a CDS encoding ABC transporter ATP-binding protein produces MKKGESLGVVGKNSAGKTTLLKILATILKPDEGRLILFGKDVPKDLKSVRKKIAFVPEFPSLLEELSVYENLMFFSQLKGVKLKDSLISDLMLEPFLNTIVQNASKGIKQRLAIAVALLGEPELVILDEPTSGLDVESATVVRELLKRLKEEGITIIVSSHIEEDIKSVCDRIFFINNGGRKL; encoded by the coding sequence GTGAAAAAAGGAGAGTCCCTCGGTGTCGTTGGAAAGAATTCGGCTGGTAAGACAACTCTTTTAAAGATCCTGGCGACCATCTTAAAACCAGACGAGGGAAGACTGATTCTCTTTGGAAAAGATGTTCCCAAGGATCTCAAGAGCGTCCGCAAAAAGATAGCCTTCGTTCCGGAGTTTCCCTCACTCTTGGAGGAACTCTCCGTTTACGAGAACCTTATGTTCTTTTCTCAACTCAAGGGTGTTAAATTGAAAGATTCGTTGATATCAGATCTCATGCTGGAACCCTTTTTGAACACTATCGTCCAGAACGCTTCGAAGGGAATAAAACAGAGGCTGGCAATAGCGGTTGCTCTTCTTGGTGAGCCCGAACTTGTGATTCTCGATGAACCCACCAGTGGACTGGATGTGGAATCTGCAACCGTTGTGAGAGAGTTGCTGAAAAGGTTGAAAGAAGAAGGCATCACGATAATTGTTTCTTCACACATAGAGGAAGACATAAAGAGTGTGTGCGACAGGATATTCTTCATCAACAATGGAGGGAGAAAACTGTGA
- a CDS encoding sulfide/dihydroorotate dehydrogenase-like FAD/NAD-binding protein, with protein MNEIVAKKRLAFDVFDFWVHSPSISKEAKPGQFAIIRLHEKGERIPLTVADTKPEEGLFRMVVKVVGKTTHELSLRKEGDTILDVVGPLGNPSEIRNYGRVLLVGGGVGIATLYPIAKALKNSGNEVVAVLGARTKDYLIMVDEFREISEVFLVTDDGSAGMKGVVTDAMDRLFKEGSFNVCWAIGPTIMMKFCTLKAMEYGVPIWVSLNPIMVDGTGMCGACRVTVSGRMKFACVDGPEFRGEEVDWDELLKRLAQYREQERISYERFLKTAGETK; from the coding sequence GTGAACGAGATCGTGGCGAAGAAACGTCTTGCGTTCGATGTTTTCGATTTCTGGGTCCACTCTCCTTCGATATCGAAAGAGGCAAAACCGGGACAGTTCGCCATCATCAGACTCCATGAGAAGGGAGAGAGGATTCCCCTGACTGTGGCCGACACAAAGCCTGAAGAAGGACTCTTCAGAATGGTCGTGAAGGTTGTGGGAAAGACCACCCACGAACTCTCTTTGAGAAAAGAGGGAGACACCATCCTGGATGTGGTGGGTCCTCTTGGAAACCCGAGTGAGATCAGAAATTATGGCAGAGTCCTTCTTGTTGGCGGTGGGGTGGGAATAGCCACACTCTATCCGATAGCGAAGGCTTTGAAGAACTCTGGAAACGAGGTAGTGGCTGTGCTTGGAGCCCGCACGAAGGATTATCTGATCATGGTGGATGAGTTCAGGGAAATCTCCGAAGTCTTTCTTGTAACGGACGACGGAAGTGCGGGCATGAAAGGTGTCGTCACCGATGCAATGGACAGACTCTTCAAGGAAGGATCTTTCAACGTTTGCTGGGCGATAGGTCCAACCATCATGATGAAGTTCTGTACTTTGAAGGCGATGGAGTACGGTGTTCCGATATGGGTCTCTCTCAACCCGATAATGGTCGATGGTACCGGCATGTGTGGTGCCTGTAGAGTGACGGTTTCGGGACGGATGAAGTTTGCCTGCGTGGACGGGCCAGAGTTCAGAGGAGAAGAAGTGGACTGGGATGAACTTCTAAAGAGGCTTGCCCAGTACAGAGAACAGGAAAGGATATCCTATGAGAGATTTCTGAAAACGGCAGGTGAAACGAAATGA
- the lon gene encoding endopeptidase La, with product MSKQSKEVEKSFKVLEKYARQRERDIEIPESLPCIPLRNGLGVFPNTVVPFYVGREKSLIALEEAMEKYNRLLFVVNQIDPSIENPGSEDLYRVGTIVKVLQIMKLPDDTFKVLVEGLERARVEEFVSTEPFFLVKLEVLKVKYRKTKKLEALMRSVKDKAIRYFNLTRKFPQETLVTLKEMQDPNRLADFVASILPVPLETKQELLETIHPLHRLEKVLSILVKEIEILEIEEEIEKKVKDRIEKTQREYVLREKLRAIKEELGAEEEVEIRELYEKVEKGDYPEYVKEKAVKEIQRLEKMSPYSAEATVVRTYLDWLLNLPWNVTTEDRIDVKEARKILDRNHCGLEEVKERILEYLVARKFSKNLKAPILCLVGPPGVGKTSLGRTIAEAMGRRFGRMSLGGLRDEAEIKGHRRTYVGAMPGRIIQIIRRVGTKNPIILLDEVDKMGISFQGDPASALLEVLDPEQNKDFVDHYLEIPFDLSQVLFITTANVLHTIPPALRDRMEIIEIPGYSDPEKYHIAKDYIVPRIANQYGLSRIEFTPGAIKKIIREYTKEAGVRNLERIIEKVVRKSLVKKERKNLKIGTKDVEELLGPAVYRSEDVLEEDTVGAVTGLAWTPVGGSVLIVESLLVPGKGNLVLTGYMGDVMKESAKIALSVVRKMCGEECRDVFEKNDIHIHVPEGAVPKDGPSAGVTITVALYSAVTKKKVRKDVAMTGEITLRGKVLPVGGIREKLLAAKRAGIKKVILPERNRPDVEKIPKEFLNGLEIVFCREITDVLKEAVLG from the coding sequence TTGTCGAAGCAGTCGAAAGAGGTGGAAAAGAGCTTCAAGGTTCTTGAAAAATACGCCAGACAGCGGGAGCGAGATATAGAGATTCCAGAAAGCCTTCCCTGTATTCCCCTGAGAAACGGTCTGGGAGTCTTTCCAAACACTGTCGTTCCCTTCTACGTTGGAAGGGAAAAATCTCTCATTGCCCTCGAAGAGGCGATGGAAAAATACAATAGACTGCTTTTTGTTGTCAACCAGATCGATCCGTCCATTGAAAATCCGGGCTCTGAAGATCTCTACAGAGTGGGAACGATCGTCAAGGTTCTTCAGATAATGAAACTTCCCGACGACACCTTCAAAGTGCTGGTTGAAGGATTGGAACGAGCCCGCGTGGAGGAATTCGTCTCCACAGAACCTTTCTTCCTGGTGAAACTCGAAGTCTTGAAGGTGAAATACCGGAAGACAAAAAAACTGGAAGCACTGATGCGGAGTGTGAAGGACAAAGCGATCAGGTACTTCAACCTCACCAGGAAGTTTCCTCAGGAAACCCTCGTCACGTTGAAGGAAATGCAGGATCCAAACAGGCTGGCAGATTTTGTGGCTTCCATTCTACCCGTTCCCCTTGAGACAAAGCAAGAACTCCTTGAAACGATCCATCCTTTGCATCGCCTCGAAAAGGTCCTCTCCATTCTGGTGAAGGAAATAGAGATACTGGAAATAGAAGAGGAGATAGAAAAGAAGGTAAAAGATAGGATAGAAAAGACACAGAGAGAGTATGTCCTGCGCGAAAAACTCAGGGCTATAAAAGAGGAACTGGGTGCGGAAGAAGAGGTAGAGATCAGGGAACTCTACGAAAAAGTTGAAAAGGGTGATTATCCAGAGTACGTGAAAGAAAAGGCAGTGAAAGAAATCCAGAGACTGGAGAAGATGTCCCCCTACAGTGCTGAGGCCACCGTCGTGAGGACCTATCTGGACTGGCTGCTGAACCTTCCCTGGAACGTTACAACGGAAGACAGAATAGACGTGAAAGAAGCAAGAAAGATTCTGGACAGGAATCACTGCGGTCTGGAAGAGGTGAAAGAGAGGATCCTGGAGTACCTCGTTGCAAGGAAATTTTCAAAGAATCTCAAGGCACCGATTCTGTGTCTTGTCGGGCCCCCAGGTGTTGGAAAGACTTCCCTTGGAAGAACCATAGCCGAGGCTATGGGAAGAAGATTCGGAAGAATGTCCCTTGGAGGGCTGAGGGATGAAGCTGAGATAAAGGGCCACCGTCGAACCTACGTCGGTGCCATGCCCGGAAGGATCATCCAGATAATCAGAAGAGTTGGAACGAAAAACCCGATCATCCTGCTGGACGAGGTGGACAAGATGGGTATCAGTTTCCAGGGAGATCCTGCCTCGGCACTTCTTGAAGTTCTCGATCCAGAACAGAACAAAGATTTTGTGGATCACTACCTTGAGATACCCTTCGATCTTTCTCAGGTCCTCTTCATCACAACGGCGAACGTACTCCACACGATCCCACCGGCCCTCAGAGACAGGATGGAGATCATAGAGATACCGGGATACTCTGATCCGGAAAAGTACCACATCGCAAAGGACTACATCGTTCCACGAATTGCAAACCAATATGGTCTGTCCCGGATAGAATTCACCCCCGGTGCGATCAAGAAGATCATAAGGGAATACACAAAAGAAGCGGGTGTGAGAAATCTGGAAAGGATCATAGAAAAGGTTGTGAGAAAAAGTCTTGTAAAAAAAGAGAGGAAAAATCTGAAAATAGGAACAAAGGACGTGGAGGAACTACTCGGCCCGGCTGTTTACAGATCAGAAGACGTGCTGGAGGAAGATACGGTGGGGGCTGTCACCGGGCTTGCCTGGACACCAGTGGGTGGAAGTGTTTTGATCGTGGAAAGTCTTCTTGTCCCAGGCAAAGGAAATCTCGTATTGACAGGCTACATGGGGGACGTTATGAAAGAATCCGCTAAAATCGCACTCAGTGTGGTAAGAAAGATGTGTGGAGAAGAATGCAGGGATGTTTTTGAAAAGAACGACATACACATACATGTTCCCGAAGGTGCCGTGCCGAAGGATGGACCTTCAGCAGGTGTTACCATCACGGTGGCTCTGTACTCTGCCGTCACCAAGAAAAAAGTGAGAAAAGACGTGGCGATGACTGGAGAGATCACCCTAAGAGGAAAAGTGCTTCCGGTTGGGGGAATCAGAGAAAAACTCCTCGCAGCAAAGAGAGCAGGGATAAAAAAGGTGATCCTTCCAGAGCGCAACAGACCAGACGTAGAAAAAATCCCAAAGGAGTTTCTGAACGGACTGGAAATCGTGTTCTGTAGGGAAATAACTGATGTTCTGAAGGAGGCAGTGCTCGGGTGA
- a CDS encoding DUF72 domain-containing protein, whose product MVYVGTSGFSFEDWKGVVYPEYLKPSQFLKYYWAVLGFRIVELNFTYYTQPSWRSFVQMLRKTPSDFYFTVKFPGNVTHVLWKEGKDPRGEVENFVEELKPLIEEGRLKMTLAQFPFSFKYSSSNLEYLKRLKEIFPHHLACEFRHSSWDRDDVYHFLKEQEITLVIVDVPKIPGLFPYRPIVTTDYAYFRFHGRNERWFEAEGEERYNYLYSREELSSFLSDVLDVSQKVKETYVFFNNCYRGQAAMNALEFKKMLEERV is encoded by the coding sequence ATGGTTTATGTTGGAACGAGCGGTTTTTCCTTTGAAGATTGGAAAGGAGTTGTGTACCCTGAGTATCTAAAACCCTCTCAGTTTTTGAAATATTACTGGGCGGTACTCGGTTTCAGAATAGTCGAGTTGAACTTCACATATTATACACAACCATCGTGGCGCTCTTTTGTGCAAATGTTGAGAAAGACCCCTTCCGATTTTTATTTTACCGTAAAGTTTCCGGGAAACGTGACACACGTACTCTGGAAAGAGGGAAAAGACCCGAGGGGCGAGGTTGAAAACTTCGTGGAAGAGTTGAAACCACTCATCGAAGAGGGAAGGTTGAAAATGACCCTTGCTCAGTTTCCGTTTTCGTTCAAATATTCTTCCAGCAACCTGGAGTATCTGAAACGATTGAAAGAGATCTTTCCCCATCATCTTGCGTGTGAATTTCGCCACAGTTCTTGGGACAGAGACGATGTGTATCATTTCCTGAAGGAACAGGAGATAACCCTTGTGATAGTGGACGTACCGAAGATTCCGGGTCTTTTTCCTTACAGACCCATTGTGACAACGGATTATGCTTACTTCAGGTTCCATGGGAGGAACGAACGCTGGTTTGAAGCAGAGGGAGAAGAACGGTACAATTACCTGTACAGCCGTGAAGAGTTGAGTTCTTTCCTGAGCGATGTACTGGATGTGTCTCAGAAGGTGAAGGAAACGTATGTTTTTTTCAACAACTGCTATAGGGGCCAAGCGGCGATGAACGCGCTTGAGTTCAAAAAGATGCTGGAGGAGAGAGTGTGA
- a CDS encoding exonuclease SbcCD subunit D, whose translation MIELEELKLLHTADWHFGLTSWSSSKPRDRRAEINEALDRVIEEARKEGVDLFLVAGDLLHNRSNPGVLAIKDVMEVLKKMLKIAPVVVLLGNHDWRGLTAFGDLLQVLSDDLVFLRYPEPVDVVAGRGQKVRILPFPYPEESEDLEAKISRGRDFRQWLEKKLAKLKEAGKEDFAVFVGHFTVEGLEPYAGAEQGREVVINRNLIPFFADYVALGHLHGFHVVQEQPLMIYSGSPIRLDFGEEKDEKGAVLVVVKKGSEPVFRKIDTNPLPLKTLFYRTLDTSARREIKDFCRTFPGYVRITYEEDPLNMAHELLGEIDNVVKVEKRIEKVFQSGVDDVREEISKLDFFELFKEYVKTRVENHENLIKLLEELLEEVKGNET comes from the coding sequence GTGATTGAGTTGGAAGAACTGAAACTCCTCCACACCGCAGACTGGCATTTTGGTCTCACTTCCTGGAGCAGTTCAAAACCCAGGGACCGCAGAGCCGAAATAAATGAAGCACTGGATAGGGTGATTGAAGAAGCAAGGAAAGAAGGTGTGGATCTCTTCCTGGTGGCGGGGGATCTGCTTCACAACAGATCGAATCCTGGTGTTCTTGCGATAAAAGATGTCATGGAAGTTCTGAAGAAGATGCTGAAAATCGCACCGGTTGTGGTACTTCTGGGCAACCACGACTGGCGCGGCTTGACGGCGTTTGGAGACCTACTTCAGGTTCTATCGGATGACCTTGTTTTTTTGAGATATCCAGAACCCGTGGACGTTGTTGCAGGAAGAGGCCAGAAAGTAAGAATCCTTCCCTTCCCATATCCAGAGGAATCAGAGGATCTCGAGGCGAAAATCTCCAGAGGAAGGGATTTCAGGCAGTGGCTTGAGAAAAAACTGGCAAAGCTCAAAGAGGCGGGCAAAGAGGATTTTGCCGTGTTCGTGGGTCATTTCACGGTGGAAGGACTGGAACCTTACGCGGGTGCTGAACAGGGAAGAGAAGTCGTGATAAATCGAAACCTCATACCGTTCTTTGCTGACTACGTGGCTCTTGGTCATTTACATGGTTTTCATGTGGTTCAGGAACAACCGTTGATGATCTACTCCGGATCTCCCATAAGGCTGGATTTCGGCGAGGAAAAGGATGAAAAAGGTGCCGTGCTTGTGGTCGTGAAAAAAGGCAGCGAACCTGTATTCAGAAAGATCGACACCAACCCGCTTCCCCTGAAAACCCTCTTTTACAGAACGCTGGACACATCGGCCAGAAGGGAAATAAAAGATTTCTGTCGGACCTTTCCCGGTTATGTGAGGATCACCTACGAAGAAGATCCCCTCAACATGGCTCACGAACTTCTGGGTGAGATCGACAACGTGGTAAAGGTAGAAAAAAGAATCGAAAAGGTGTTTCAAAGCGGTGTGGATGACGTGAGGGAAGAGATATCAAAGCTGGACTTTTTTGAACTCTTCAAAGAATACGTGAAGACCCGCGTGGAAAATCATGAGAATCTCATAAAGCTCCTTGAGGAATTACTCGAAGAGGTGAAAGGGAATGAGACCTGA